In one window of Candidatus Nitrosocosmicus arcticus DNA:
- a CDS encoding FAD-dependent oxidoreductase, producing the protein MTFYDLLIIGGGPAGLVAAVYGASEGVHTILVEVQHLEGKLLQVLI; encoded by the coding sequence ATGACATTTTATGATTTACTGATAATAGGAGGAGGTCCAGCTGGATTGGTTGCCGCTGTATACGGTGCGTCTGAAGGTGTGCATACAATATTAGTAGAAGTACAGCACCTGGAGGGCAAGCTGCTGCAAGTTCTAATATAG
- a CDS encoding ParA family protein, with the protein MAKVIAFHSYKGGTGKTTLAVNLSANLVSKGYNVLLIDMDVYAPSLYVYFDIQPKKWINDYLNDKISFCDSIYDFSHVIEEFHSGTLIKDTCGSFHAVFSNPSKQEITDLDSVMRKDSSKSQMLKKMLFLKETGIAETDYDFIILDTSPGIRYWSINSLAISDTIFLSLKMDNIDIEGTKHMAMDVYGSFTSYGTTSYLLLNRVAGYCEPPVLLDSSNSVYGENSSSFSALVLEQNETIKNLEKLIKMDVVSMIPCYCDMQFERQEYLTALKNPDHPFSKKIDELSKKIE; encoded by the coding sequence GTGGCGAAAGTCATAGCATTCCATTCGTACAAAGGAGGGACAGGTAAAACCACACTAGCAGTAAACCTTTCTGCAAATCTAGTGTCAAAGGGTTACAATGTTCTGCTTATTGATATGGATGTCTATGCTCCAAGCTTATATGTGTATTTTGATATCCAACCCAAGAAATGGATTAATGATTACTTGAATGACAAAATTTCCTTTTGTGATTCTATTTATGATTTCTCTCATGTTATTGAGGAGTTTCATTCAGGTACACTGATCAAGGACACTTGTGGCTCATTTCATGCTGTGTTTTCTAATCCTTCAAAACAAGAAATAACCGATTTAGATTCAGTCATGAGGAAAGACTCATCAAAGTCCCAAATGTTAAAAAAGATGTTATTTTTAAAAGAAACAGGTATTGCAGAAACAGATTATGATTTTATCATACTGGATACAAGTCCTGGCATTCGATATTGGTCAATTAATTCATTGGCCATTTCAGACACCATCTTTCTGTCTCTAAAGATGGATAATATAGACATAGAAGGTACTAAACACATGGCTATGGATGTGTATGGTTCTTTTACAAGTTATGGAACTACATCTTATCTTTTGTTGAATCGAGTTGCAGGCTATTGCGAACCACCGGTACTCCTCGATTCAAGCAACTCTGTTTATGGTGAAAATTCTTCCTCTTTTAGCGCTTTAGTGTTAGAACAAAATGAAACAATTAAGAATCTAGAAAAGTTAATAAAAATGGATGTTGTTTCGATGATTCCATGTTATTGTGATATGCAATTTGAAAGGCAGGAATATTTGACTGCCTTGAAAAATCCTGATCACCCTTTCTCAAAAAAAATCGATGAATTGTCAAAGAAAATTGAGTAG
- a CDS encoding ATPase domain-containing protein: protein MKHFPGNDIINRNLKQPDLGVYLIYGPKSSGKLHYCNNFILNGLTDGVFCICISSSFIEKKYKSIFFSGQEILCVNLKVLNPYTLNGYDRSDFDNNQALMHLFEEIKQLIDAHSNRPVYLVLSSLTNFLENFNEQNVIKFVTSLVFLLKNYEINSIFTIDNTDPNSSILVNKIAHLFDGLLETKLPSDSSQPQKYIKLVSMFGNNNCKSDWISYTLDNNNIITSISNQTRLICNLCKEQINEFPVFYQDLSFHQEHLTVYMKLVNFYGNSKIAEFGSSGILYANFFFIDIVGLSDPSLSVKNQIEKIQILNNLINSCNSYKKDRDKKILPTGDGMAIGFLTDPKLPVELSLELHKKLGIHNSNSSNQSVIQVRIGIGSGHVFIVNDLNDNQNLWGPGIILARRVMDLGDQGHILIEGGIANSLFSIDNELKKDIHYLGNFCIKHNQKIDVYSLYNQYAGNAKIPQKFLDQRKSI, encoded by the coding sequence ATGAAACATTTCCCTGGTAATGACATCATAAATAGAAACTTAAAGCAACCTGATCTTGGAGTATATCTCATTTATGGGCCGAAGTCATCGGGAAAGTTACATTATTGCAATAATTTTATATTAAATGGTCTAACAGACGGAGTTTTTTGTATTTGTATCAGTTCTTCATTCATAGAAAAAAAATATAAGAGCATTTTCTTTTCGGGACAGGAGATCTTATGTGTTAATTTGAAGGTGTTGAATCCATATACTTTGAACGGATACGATAGGTCCGATTTCGATAATAATCAAGCGCTCATGCATCTTTTTGAAGAAATTAAACAATTAATTGACGCCCATTCAAATCGACCTGTATACCTCGTGTTAAGTTCATTGACCAACTTTCTAGAAAATTTTAATGAACAAAATGTAATCAAATTTGTAACCAGTTTAGTCTTTCTTCTCAAAAACTATGAGATAAATTCAATATTTACGATCGATAATACAGACCCTAATTCATCTATATTGGTTAATAAAATAGCACATCTTTTTGATGGACTGCTTGAAACCAAGTTACCTTCTGATTCTTCCCAACCCCAAAAGTACATAAAATTAGTATCTATGTTTGGGAATAATAATTGCAAATCTGATTGGATAAGTTATACACTAGACAATAACAATATTATCACGTCTATTAGTAATCAAACTAGATTAATTTGCAATTTATGTAAGGAGCAGATTAATGAATTCCCAGTATTCTATCAAGACCTTTCTTTTCATCAGGAGCATTTAACCGTCTATATGAAATTAGTTAATTTCTACGGAAATTCTAAAATTGCGGAATTTGGATCATCTGGAATATTATATGCAAATTTCTTCTTTATTGATATCGTTGGATTGTCAGATCCGTCTTTGTCAGTAAAAAATCAAATAGAAAAGATCCAGATTTTAAATAACTTGATCAATTCATGTAATTCTTATAAGAAAGACCGAGACAAGAAAATCCTTCCTACTGGAGACGGTATGGCGATAGGTTTCTTGACTGATCCTAAACTACCTGTAGAATTAAGCTTGGAACTTCACAAGAAACTGGGAATACATAATTCAAATTCGTCAAATCAATCTGTAATTCAAGTGCGTATAGGAATTGGTTCGGGTCATGTATTTATAGTCAATGATTTGAATGATAACCAAAATTTATGGGGTCCAGGCATAATACTTGCTAGGAGAGTTATGGATTTGGGGGATCAAGGCCATATTTTGATCGAAGGAGGTATTGCAAATAGCTTATTTAGTATTGATAATGAGTTAAAGAAAGACATACATTATCTTGGGAATTTCTGCATAAAACATAATCAAAAAATTGATGTTTATTCTCTATATAATCAATATGCAGGCAACGCAAAGATTCCACAAAAATTCTTGGATCAGCGTAAATCAATTTGA
- a CDS encoding anti-sigma factor: protein MIKTKITLVLIVIATLFSMTTANFQPLKAEPVTMDINKAEDPGPGFGSEKLGTLSIDTQDKTVDLSVNLTAVPKQDKVFEAWLVDADGSNYKLSLGAIDGSSLKVSDHMVNPYTYTEFIITEEPIDDADPNAAGTYGGAELQAPFGQ from the coding sequence TTGATAAAAACAAAAATAACTTTGGTGTTAATCGTAATAGCTACTCTATTCTCAATGACCACAGCTAATTTTCAGCCATTAAAAGCTGAACCAGTCACAATGGACATAAATAAAGCCGAGGACCCAGGACCGGGGTTTGGGTCAGAAAAGTTAGGGACACTCTCAATCGATACACAAGATAAGACTGTGGATTTATCAGTTAACTTGACCGCTGTACCAAAACAAGACAAAGTTTTTGAAGCATGGCTGGTCGACGCCGATGGATCAAATTACAAATTGAGTCTAGGAGCAATTGATGGAAGTAGCTTGAAAGTTTCAGATCATATGGTGAATCCATATACGTATACCGAATTCATTATAACCGAAGAACCAATTGATGATGCAGATCCAAACGCAGCAGGTACATATGGAGGAGCTGAGTTACAGGCCCCATTTGGACAATAG
- a CDS encoding NAD(P)/FAD-dependent oxidoreductase, with protein MSKCHRIKVNGQYLIATFTDGNEIKYHMMLIACGVTYRKLDDVRNIEKLTGAGIYHGSPIVEALHCRGQGVYIVGGTNPAGQAAIYFSKYARTVTLLVVSDTLTEKMSPYLFHQINEPSNIKLRLNTVVTQVSGESKLEYITIVNTKTKEQQTVPAAIPFIYIGAEPNTDWLNGIVLRDSHCFILTGSDLYNNEHPQDLIMDPHPLLLETNVPGIFAAGDVRRDSIKRIASAVGEGATGVQLIHPYLKKV; from the coding sequence ATGTCAAAATGTCACAGGATAAAAGTTAATGGTCAGTACCTAATAGCTACGTTCACGGATGGAAATGAAATAAAATACCATATGATGCTAATTGCTTGCGGAGTAACATATCGTAAACTTGATGATGTTAGAAATATTGAAAAATTGACCGGAGCTGGTATATATCATGGATCTCCCATCGTAGAGGCATTACATTGTAGAGGACAGGGCGTTTATATTGTTGGAGGCACCAATCCTGCAGGACAGGCCGCAATTTATTTTTCAAAATATGCTAGAACGGTAACGTTACTAGTGGTTTCTGATACCCTTACCGAAAAAATGTCCCCATATCTCTTCCATCAAATAAATGAACCCAGCAATATCAAATTGCGGTTGAATACAGTAGTAACTCAGGTTAGTGGTGAAAGTAAACTAGAGTATATTACTATTGTGAATACTAAAACAAAGGAACAACAAACTGTTCCCGCTGCAATACCCTTCATATATATCGGTGCAGAGCCCAATACAGACTGGCTTAATGGAATAGTGCTACGAGATAGCCATTGCTTTATTCTTACTGGATCGGATTTGTATAACAATGAACATCCACAAGATTTGATAATGGATCCTCACCCTCTTTTATTGGAAACGAATGTCCCTGGTATATTTGCAGCCGGAGATGTTCGTCGTGACTCGATTAAAAGGATCGCTTCTGCAGTGGGGGAAGGGGCTACGGGTGTCCAGTTAATCCATCCATATTTAAAAAAGGTGTAA
- a CDS encoding oxalate decarboxylase family bicupin, protein MAPDTSPPEPTGFNIGGTDPGPRNIELDRQNPDILTPPSTDSGTLPNLKFSFALAHNRLQKGGWTRQVTVRELPIATTLAGVNMRLNAGGVRELHWHKEAEWAYMLNGRARISAVDQDGCNFLDDVGIGDIWYFPPGIPYSIQGLEEGCEFLLVFDDGNFSEDSTFLITDWFAHTPKEVLAKNFGLPIIEFANIPMHELDHRYYMFPTKIPGPLTSDKVDNNQGQRLFSYHLPNQEPLKTSGGMVCLVDSTNFPEATNIAAGLVEVKPGGMREMHWHPNTDEWQYYIEGSARMGVFASEGKARTFDYQAGDVGYVPFAMGHYIENIGDSPLRFLEMFKSSRFQDVSLNQWMALTPKELVQAHLNLNQTVMGSLRKEKWPVTKRSSDNV, encoded by the coding sequence ATGGCGCCAGATACTTCCCCGCCAGAACCTACTGGATTTAATATAGGCGGTACTGATCCGGGTCCACGCAATATAGAATTGGACCGCCAGAATCCCGACATTCTTACACCGCCTAGCACTGACTCAGGTACGCTACCGAACTTAAAATTTTCTTTTGCTTTGGCACATAATCGACTTCAGAAGGGCGGGTGGACACGACAAGTAACAGTTAGAGAGTTGCCTATTGCCACTACGCTAGCGGGCGTTAACATGCGGTTAAATGCCGGCGGAGTACGCGAATTGCACTGGCACAAGGAAGCGGAATGGGCTTATATGCTCAATGGACGGGCACGAATCAGCGCAGTGGACCAAGATGGTTGTAACTTCTTAGACGATGTAGGCATTGGGGACATATGGTATTTTCCCCCTGGCATTCCCTATTCTATTCAAGGATTAGAAGAAGGCTGTGAGTTTCTCCTCGTTTTTGATGATGGCAACTTTTCCGAAGATTCAACGTTCCTCATTACTGATTGGTTCGCCCACACACCCAAAGAAGTACTTGCAAAGAATTTTGGGCTACCGATAATTGAATTCGCCAATATTCCTATGCACGAACTTGATCACAGGTACTACATGTTTCCTACCAAGATACCCGGCCCGTTGACGTCTGACAAGGTGGACAACAATCAAGGGCAAAGATTGTTTAGCTATCATTTACCGAATCAAGAACCATTGAAGACTAGTGGTGGGATGGTTTGCCTGGTCGATTCGACCAACTTTCCAGAAGCGACTAATATTGCGGCTGGACTCGTGGAGGTCAAACCAGGCGGTATGAGAGAGATGCATTGGCACCCCAATACTGATGAATGGCAATATTATATTGAGGGGTCCGCCAGAATGGGAGTATTTGCATCGGAAGGAAAAGCGCGCACCTTTGACTACCAGGCAGGGGATGTCGGCTATGTCCCATTTGCTATGGGACATTACATAGAAAATATTGGCGATTCTCCTTTGCGTTTCCTAGAGATGTTCAAAAGTTCACGTTTTCAAGATGTATCCCTAAATCAGTGGATGGCTTTGACGCCTAAAGAACTTGTACAAGCTCATCTCAACCTGAACCAGACCGTAATGGGCTCATTACGTAAGGAAAAATGGCCCGTCACCAAGAGATCAAGTGATAATGTTTAG
- a CDS encoding CHRD domain-containing protein — translation MVIYDIIDIKWMTIKNNTMLFLTMALALGSVIAVSAISSPSTVFANHDFVANLTGQEEVPVVDTQATGEARFIPIAPSNDTLQFNVNASGIQNVTAGHIHSGVLGENGPIVVTLFTFDPTQNPDQNGITIDGNITAINLEGPLQGKPISDLLTAINSNSTYVNVHTVQNPNGEIRGQLSSTK, via the coding sequence GTGGTTATATACGATATTATTGACATAAAGTGGATGACAATCAAAAATAATACGATGTTATTTCTAACCATGGCTCTAGCGCTAGGAAGTGTAATCGCAGTATCAGCAATTTCAAGTCCATCAACAGTATTCGCAAACCACGATTTTGTTGCTAACCTTACGGGTCAAGAGGAAGTTCCGGTAGTAGATACGCAAGCAACAGGAGAAGCAAGGTTTATTCCAATTGCCCCAAGCAATGATACACTACAATTTAACGTAAATGCTTCTGGTATCCAGAATGTAACCGCAGGTCATATCCATAGTGGAGTTCTAGGCGAAAACGGACCAATTGTGGTAACTCTATTCACATTCGATCCCACACAGAATCCTGATCAAAATGGGATCACTATAGATGGTAATATCACAGCAATTAATTTGGAAGGGCCGTTACAAGGAAAACCAATATCTGATTTACTAACTGCAATTAATAGCAATAGCACCTATGTTAACGTTCACACAGTTCAAAATCCAAATGGCGAAATAAGGGGACAATTATCAAGTACAAAATAA
- a CDS encoding VOC family protein — MNYSNNNNNSTKPADNRFIANPSLKIDHVHLKVSNLQKSIDFYHSMLGFRVLENSSRENLAYLASQEIGQDKRASLLVLNQIDSNNSETGQPSKVKRAAGLYHFAILLPERKFLASFLQHIQNNLDPQYYEGMADHAVSESLYFHDPDNNGIEVYRDRKPSEWVWTGANNVHMVTEPLDINNLLNHESYGTWNGFPGKTSIGHVHLHVSNLPKAKNFYQGMLGLHHTASYPGVYFFAADSYHHHIATNTWTGTNILPNSANNSGKTGLDHFAIRIPDVRKEIDILKSLLTSNGIPIDEKVLESDLHYKSSFYVYDHDGIKIQFRLS; from the coding sequence ATGAATTATAGTAATAATAATAATAATAGTACGAAGCCTGCAGACAATAGATTTATCGCTAATCCTTCTTTAAAGATAGATCATGTTCACCTTAAAGTGTCTAATTTGCAAAAATCCATAGATTTTTACCACTCCATGTTAGGGTTTAGGGTATTAGAGAACAGTTCAAGAGAAAACCTAGCATATCTTGCCTCGCAGGAGATTGGACAGGATAAGCGTGCATCCCTATTGGTCTTAAATCAAATCGATAGTAACAATAGTGAGACAGGCCAACCTAGCAAAGTAAAAAGGGCGGCCGGCCTTTATCATTTTGCCATATTACTACCTGAAAGAAAATTTTTGGCATCGTTTCTACAACACATTCAGAATAATCTTGATCCACAATACTATGAAGGTATGGCTGACCACGCCGTCTCTGAGTCTCTATATTTCCATGACCCTGATAATAATGGAATCGAAGTTTACCGAGATAGGAAACCATCTGAATGGGTATGGACAGGTGCAAACAATGTACACATGGTAACAGAACCTCTTGACATCAACAATTTACTAAATCATGAGAGTTATGGAACATGGAATGGTTTTCCTGGTAAAACGTCAATAGGTCACGTTCATTTGCACGTATCAAACCTTCCTAAAGCCAAAAATTTCTATCAAGGTATGCTCGGTCTTCACCATACGGCATCCTATCCTGGGGTGTATTTCTTTGCTGCAGATAGCTATCATCATCACATTGCCACCAACACTTGGACTGGAACAAACATCTTACCTAATAGTGCAAATAACTCGGGCAAAACTGGTCTTGACCATTTTGCAATACGGATACCTGATGTCAGAAAAGAGATAGACATATTGAAAAGCCTCCTCACCAGTAATGGCATACCTATTGATGAAAAGGTACTTGAATCAGATTTGCACTATAAATCATCATTTTATGTTTACGATCACGATGGAATAAAAATACAATTTAGGCTCTCATGA
- a CDS encoding sensor histidine kinase — protein sequence MSDTSFIPENTKILRGIEDTVSYGEKQLQNAKIKLDLCTDKNGPYIVMEFSVYKDNYIKARTRGVKIRFIAEITQDNIRYCKELRQYVDELRHLDGLKGAIAVSESEFVGTSLLQEKQYLNQLLYSKEKEIVEQQQYIFDTFWKNSIPADLKIREIEEGIEPIKTEILEDGNEISKRIIKLAQKSNEMYICSTTGGMQLIYNDFFGPYKEVLRKHSNGDHKGIKWIASISNKDEASLAKLFLEEGIKMRHVDNVPLPSFALSDKMLNSTIEKMENGKMVTNLLSSNDSLYLNHYNMIFKESWKSGIEAEDRINDIENGHYSNTRIIPDSKESLKLMFDSIKNVKREVLIIVPSDNGFFRIEAVGILKILDKLASKGIKVKFLHNEIKDSNQTTIKQIKLNCPHIEFRSLQSKFRHIIRITILDREKTMLIEIKDDSNDSFVHAVGLSLFIESKSTALSYVSIFDNLWNQSEMYDQLQEAYDHLKLHDKMQKEFIDIVAHELRTPITPIIGLTEHVRDKLKDSEQRKLLDIVINDSKKLQILTEKILDVTRIEGKLFRCEKEKFSLNHLILNIVKDFENKLKKGDKNNNIIFEFDHRFNQEYLVNADKTKIGQVIYNLIENSLKFISEDEGIISITVEKKNTITDKNDQKEPFVIVSIKDNGIGIDKEMLSRLFTKFASRSFQGTGLGLYLSKNIIEAHGGNIWGSNNKHGQGATFSFSLFLDF from the coding sequence TTGAGTGACACGAGTTTTATTCCTGAAAATACAAAGATTTTACGCGGTATCGAAGATACCGTTTCATACGGGGAAAAGCAACTTCAGAATGCCAAAATAAAACTCGACCTTTGTACGGATAAAAACGGACCATACATTGTTATGGAATTTAGTGTTTACAAAGACAATTACATTAAAGCAAGAACCAGGGGGGTGAAAATAAGATTTATTGCCGAGATCACTCAAGATAATATTCGTTATTGTAAAGAATTAAGACAATATGTTGATGAATTGAGGCACTTGGATGGACTAAAAGGAGCTATCGCTGTGAGTGAATCAGAATTTGTAGGAACATCATTGTTACAAGAAAAACAATATTTAAATCAATTACTATATAGCAAAGAAAAAGAGATTGTGGAACAACAGCAATACATTTTTGATACCTTCTGGAAAAATTCAATACCTGCTGACCTTAAAATAAGAGAAATAGAAGAAGGCATAGAGCCAATCAAAACAGAAATATTAGAAGATGGAAATGAAATTTCAAAAAGGATCATAAAACTTGCTCAAAAGTCTAATGAAATGTATATTTGTTCTACTACAGGCGGGATGCAATTGATCTATAACGATTTTTTTGGACCGTATAAGGAAGTATTAAGAAAACATAGTAACGGAGATCATAAGGGAATTAAATGGATTGCATCAATTAGTAATAAGGACGAAGCTAGTTTAGCAAAACTTTTTTTAGAGGAAGGGATTAAGATGCGTCATGTAGATAATGTACCCCTACCAAGTTTTGCGTTAAGTGATAAAATGCTAAATTCTACGATTGAAAAAATGGAAAATGGAAAAATGGTCACTAATCTACTAAGCAGTAATGACTCCTTGTACCTTAATCACTACAATATGATCTTCAAGGAGTCATGGAAATCAGGCATTGAAGCTGAAGATAGAATTAACGATATAGAGAACGGACATTATAGTAACACCAGGATAATTCCCGATTCAAAAGAATCTCTTAAATTAATGTTTGATTCAATAAAAAATGTCAAAAGAGAGGTATTGATAATAGTCCCGTCTGACAATGGGTTTTTTAGGATTGAAGCTGTTGGAATTCTCAAGATTTTAGACAAATTGGCATCAAAAGGGATAAAAGTGAAATTCCTTCATAACGAAATCAAAGATAGTAATCAAACCACCATTAAGCAAATAAAATTAAACTGTCCTCACATCGAATTCAGGAGCTTGCAATCCAAGTTTAGACACATAATTCGAATTACCATACTTGATAGAGAAAAAACTATGTTAATAGAAATAAAAGACGATTCAAATGACAGTTTTGTGCATGCAGTAGGTTTATCGTTATTTATCGAAAGTAAATCCACTGCACTATCATATGTATCGATATTTGATAATTTATGGAATCAATCAGAAATGTATGATCAACTACAGGAGGCCTACGACCATCTTAAACTCCATGATAAAATGCAAAAGGAGTTTATAGATATAGTTGCTCATGAGTTAAGGACACCCATAACACCCATCATTGGTTTAACAGAACATGTAAGAGATAAATTAAAAGATAGTGAACAAAGGAAATTGCTTGATATAGTCATTAACGATTCAAAGAAATTACAAATTCTAACTGAAAAAATTTTAGATGTAACTCGAATTGAGGGTAAATTATTTAGATGTGAAAAAGAAAAATTTAGTCTAAATCATTTGATTTTAAATATTGTTAAGGATTTTGAAAATAAGCTTAAGAAAGGAGATAAGAACAATAATATAATATTTGAATTCGATCATAGATTTAATCAAGAATATTTGGTAAACGCCGATAAAACAAAAATAGGTCAAGTGATCTATAATCTAATTGAAAATTCTCTTAAATTCATTTCAGAAGATGAAGGAATTATATCTATAACTGTTGAAAAGAAGAACACTATTACAGATAAAAATGATCAAAAAGAACCATTTGTAATTGTTTCTATAAAAGATAATGGTATAGGAATTGATAAGGAGATGCTCTCAAGGCTTTTTACAAAATTCGCCTCAAGATCATTCCAAGGAACAGGATTGGGCTTATATCTTTCAAAGAATATAATTGAGGCTCATGGTGGGAATATCTGGGGTAGTAACAATAAGCATGGTCAAGGCGCCACGTTTAGTTTTAGTTTATTTTTAGATTTTTAA
- a CDS encoding nickel-binding protein, giving the protein MAIFLDVHKVPFKEENLQELVNAPIDEYGVAHVNLFYNMEAGVCFCLLSAPDKEAVIKHHDKVNIECEWITEVSMATGNESLKFTTR; this is encoded by the coding sequence ATGGCTATTTTTCTTGATGTTCATAAAGTGCCATTTAAAGAAGAGAATCTTCAAGAGCTAGTTAACGCTCCCATAGACGAATACGGGGTCGCACATGTAAACTTATTTTACAATATGGAAGCTGGTGTATGTTTTTGTTTATTGAGCGCTCCCGATAAAGAAGCAGTGATTAAACATCACGATAAGGTTAACATAGAATGCGAATGGATCACAGAAGTTAGTATGGCGACAGGCAATGAATCTTTGAAATTCACTACCAGGTGA
- a CDS encoding pyruvoyl-dependent arginine decarboxylase, whose product MSYLPKIMFFTKGRGTHKDYLTSFELALRDASISDLNLVSVSSIKPPQCKIVNKEEGRKYLKPGQIVFTVMARSSTNEPNRLIAASIGLARPADDAQYGYLSEHHSTGETAVKAGDYAEDLAMEMLATTIGLPTDPTLTWDQNEEQWKLSGKIYKTQNFTQSAAGNKDGMWTTVISAAVLIL is encoded by the coding sequence ATGTCATATCTTCCAAAGATAATGTTTTTTACTAAAGGTAGAGGCACCCACAAAGATTATCTCACAAGTTTTGAACTTGCCTTGCGTGATGCTTCAATAAGCGATCTAAATCTTGTATCGGTATCTAGTATCAAACCACCACAATGCAAGATAGTAAATAAAGAAGAGGGAAGAAAATATCTGAAACCAGGACAAATTGTTTTTACGGTAATGGCGAGATCATCCACAAATGAGCCAAACAGACTAATTGCCGCATCCATTGGCTTAGCCAGACCAGCGGATGATGCTCAATATGGATATTTATCAGAGCACCATTCAACTGGGGAGACGGCTGTAAAGGCCGGAGATTATGCAGAGGATTTGGCTATGGAAATGCTTGCCACAACAATTGGATTACCCACAGATCCAACCCTTACTTGGGATCAAAATGAAGAACAATGGAAGCTATCAGGAAAAATTTATAAAACACAAAATTTCACCCAGTCAGCTGCAGGAAATAAAGATGGTATGTGGACAACAGTAATTAGCGCGGCAGTATTAATATTGTGA